A window from Bos indicus x Bos taurus breed Angus x Brahman F1 hybrid chromosome 26, Bos_hybrid_MaternalHap_v2.0, whole genome shotgun sequence encodes these proteins:
- the DCLRE1A gene encoding DNA cross-link repair 1A protein — protein MLEDAFLEEDIWEYKSKRKPKRVRPNNCSENIPDSVEKATDGQHQSKRNRNKKRTVETKKKVKTPETCLRETDSQTSVASSQSSICGDGVQQCQDTETTPEKRGRTHETKHMSPKTRQVYDGYCPNCQMPFSSLLGQTPRWHVFECLDSTPVSGTECPDGLQCSSTIPSHYQRYTHLLLAQSRAGNSPLKDPSHGSGRSFRETNSDFLCSLEKRWSPHQKQTENLKNVSADPLLVTQCLKSSQSPTETNKKISSLTNSQTSQQVPQFTGHVNSDKLVGVGLPLAEELDSQNNPEHRNLPLPENDFSNCEISYSPLQSDEETYDTNDKLDDSQQELFFMESSKDGNLEEDDNSSILFKKLYDPLLKDQEACPEVDSFLTQDKYNEELYECNSLNDSSQLTFQNKRIVSHGHPAYTDDDFMLLPPALAESFTSPGYQASKAKPDEPEFRSSQSNKEKQVIEESAVYNQNSLPLLKSKMSKRFENQGGGCHSFHPTQSKTRELSNKNSNAKNNANSTCFCRKALGGMLDNKVPVLNSETFSSTPTVAKPSKMLPSGPKCHATQPSTKVMKQMDIGVYFGLPPKRKEKLLEESSLEGMNFNTAVSPNEKRSQQRKRKAEKSLSDLELEAKNLSESQPSVELSDKGSQRQKKRLKKSDSLQEGGHQKNPGHLKKTVPRTVNLSKDKTFIKSAHGRVQRENTKISESSNAGELRKRTCPFYKKIPGTGFTVDAFQYGWVEGCTAYFLTHFHSDHYAGLSKNFTFPIYCSKITGNLLKSKLHVQEQYIHPLPTDTECIVNGIKVILLDANHCPGAVMILFCLPNGHVILHTGDFRADPSMERSLLGSHKVHTLYLDTTYCSPEYSFPSQQEVIQFAINTAFETVTLNPRALVVCGTYSIGKEKIFLAIADVLGSKVGMSKEKYNTLQCFNIPEVSSFITTDMCNSLVHLLPMMQINFKGLQNHLKKCGGKYNQILAFRPTGWTHSNKLTSLADIIPQTKGNISIYGIPYSEHSSYLEMKRFVQWLKPQKIIPTVNVGSLKSRRTMEKYFQEWKLEAGY, from the exons ATGTTAGAAGATGCTTTTTTGGAAGAAGACATCTGGGAATACAAAtccaaaagaaaaccaaaacgaGTACGTCCAAATAATTGCTCTGAGAATATTCCAGATTCTGTTGAAAAAGCAACAGATGGACAACACCAGTCAAAacgaaacagaaataaaaaaaggacTGTAGAAACTAAAAAGAAGGTCAAGACCCCGGAAACGTGCCTTAGAGAAACAGACAGTCAGACATCTGTAGCTTCCAGTCAGAGCTCCATATGTGGAGATGGTGTTCAACAGTGCCAAGACACGGAGACCACTCCAGAAAAGCGCGGTAGGACTCACGAAACCAAACACATGTCTCCAAAGACACGGCAGGTTTATGATGGGTACTGTCCCAACTGCCAGATGCCTTTTTCCTCCTTGCTAGGTCAAACACCTCGATGGCACGTTTTTGAGTGTTTGGATTCCACACCAGTCTCTGGAACAG agTGTCCTGATGGTCTTCAGTGTTCCTCAACAATTCCTTCTCATTACCAGAGATACACTCACCTTCTGCTAGCTCAAAGCAGAGCTGGTAATAGTCCTCTCAAGGATCCTTCCCATGGGTCAGGGCGGAGTTTCCGCGAAACTAATTCAGACTTTCTTTGTAGCCTTGAGAAAAGATGGTCTCCACatcagaaacaaacagaaaacttaaaaaatgtttcagcTGATCCCTTGTTAGTGACACAGTGTCTAAAAAGCTCTCAGTCTCCAACTGAAACCAATAAAAAGATTTCCTCTTTGACAAATAGCCAAACTTCCCAACAAGTCCCACAATTTACAGGACATGTTAACAGTGACAAACTGGTAGGAGTTGGTTTGCCTCTTGCTGAAGAATTAGACAGCCAAAACAACCCAGAACACAGAAATTTGCCATTGCCAGAAAATGACTTTAGCAACTGTGAAATCTCCTATTCTCCACTTCAAAGTGATGAAGAAACTTACGATACAAATGATAAGCTGGATGATTCACAACAGGAACTATTTTTCATGGAAAGCTCTAAAGATGGCAATCTAGAAGAAGATGACAACAGctccattttgtttaaaaaactatATGACCCCTTACTGAAGGACCAGGAGGCCTGCCCCGAAGTGGATAGCTTCTTAACGCAGGATAAATACAATGAAGAATTGTATGAATGCAACTCTCTTAATGATTCGTCTCAACTTACTTTCCAAAATAAGAGAATTGTTTCACATGGTCATCCAGCATATACTGATGATGATTTTATGTTGCTTCCACCTGCATTAGCagagagttttacttctcctGGTTACCAAGCCTCTAAAGCAAAACCTGATGAGCCAGAATTTCGCTCATCTCAATCAAATAAAGAGAAACAGGTGATTGAAGAATCAGCTGTTTACAATCAAAATTCTCTTCCATTACTTAAGAGTAAAATGTCAAAACGTTTTGAAAACCAGGGAGGAGGGTGTCATTCTTTCCACCCAACCCAAAGTAAAACTAGAGAATTATCAAATAAGAATTCCAATGCTAAGAACAACGCAAACTCAACATGTTTCTGCAGAAAGGCATTAGGTGGTATGCTGGACAATAAAGTTCCAGTTTTAAATTCAGAAACATTTTCTAGTACACCTACTGTTGCTAAGCCTTCGAAAATGTTGCCCTCTGGCCCTAAGTGTCATGCAACACAGCCTTCTACTAAGGTAATGAAGCAGATGGATATAGGTGTGTATTTTGGACTGCCacccaaaagaaaagagaaattgctGGAGGAAAGTTCATTAGAAGGGATGAACTTCAATACAGCTGTAAGTCCTAATGAAAAGAGGTCCCAGCAGCGCaagaggaaagcagaaaaatCTTTAAGTGATTTAGAATTAGAGGCAAAGAATTTAAGTGAAAGTCAGCCTTCTGTGGAGCTTTCTGATAAGGGGTCACAGCGTCAAAAAAAGAGACTTAAAAAGTCAGATTCATTGCAGGAAGGAGGACATCAGAAGAATCCAGGTCACCTTAAGAAGACAGTACCTAGAACAGTCAATTTAAGTAAAGACAAAACCTTCATAAAATCAGCTCATGGCAGAGTGCAGAGAGAGAACACAAAAATCTCAGAGTCATCTAATGCAGGAGAATTAAGGAAAAGGACATGCCCATTCTATAAAAAAATACCTG GAACTGGCTTTACGGTCGATGCCTTTCAGTATGGATGGGTTGAAGGTTGCACTGCCTATTTTCTCACTCATTTCCATTCTGATCATTATGCTGGATTGTCTAAAAACTTCACGTTTCCCATTTATTGTAGTAAG ATAACTGGCAATTTGTTGAAGAGCAAACTTCATGTACAAGAACAATATATCCATCCCTTGCCAACAGACACTGAATGTATAGTGAATGGTATCAAGGTTATTTTGCTAGATGCCAATCA CTGTCCAGGTGCTGTCATGATCCTTTTCTGTCTTCCTAACGGTCACGTCATACTACACACGGGAGACTTCAGAGCAGACCCCAGCATGGAACGTTCTCTACTTGGAAGCCACAAAGTCCACACGCTTTACTTAGATACAAC ATATTGCAGCCCGGAATACTCTTTTCCATCTCAGCAAGAGGTTATCCAGTTTGCCATCAACACTGCCTTTGAGACTGTAACTCTAAACCCCCGGGCTCTTGTTGTCTGTGGCACTTACTctattggaaaagagaaaatcttcCTAG CCATTGCCGATGTTCTGGGTTCAAAAGTAGGCATgtccaaagaaaaatataacacaTTACAGTGCTTCAATATACCAGAAGTCAGTTCCTTCATCACTACAGACATGTGCAATTCACTGGTTCACCTTCTCCCAATGATGCAAATTAATTTTAAG ggttTACAGAATCACTTGAAGAAATGTGGTGGGAAATACAATCAGATTTTGGCTTTTCGACCGACAGGTTGGACGCATTCTAACAAGTTAACTAGTCTAGCAGATATTATTCCCCAGACCAAAGGAAACATTTCAATATATG GGATTCCTTACAGTGAACACAGCAGCTACCTAGAGATGAAACGTTTTGTTCAGTGGCTGAAGCCGCAGAAAATCATACCTACCGTGAATGTGGGCTCCTTGAAATCTAGACGCACAATggagaaatattttcaagagTGGAAACTGGAAGCTGGATATTGA